The window ACACATGACACGAAGCTTCTATTCGCACATCCGGGAGGCCTGGAACTCCCCGAAGGAGGGCAAGCTCGCGGAACTGCAGTGGCAGCGCCAGCAGGAGTGGCGCAACCAGGGCGCCATCGAGCGCATCGAGCGGCCCACCCGACTGGACCGCGCGCGCTCGCTGGGCTACAAGGCAAAGCAGGGTATCGTCGTGGCCCGCGTCGCCGTCCGGAAGGGCGGGGCGCGCAAGCAGCGGTTCAAGGCCGGCCGGCGCTCGAAGCGCCAGGGTGTCAACAAGATCACCCGCCGGAAGTCCATCCAGCGCATCGCCGAGGAGCGCGCTGGCCGGAAGTTCCGGAATCTGCGGGTCCTGAACTCCTACTGGGTCGGCGAGGACGGCTCGAAGAAGTGGCACGAGGTCATCCTCGTGGACCCCGAGCACCCCGCCATCGAGAACGACGACGACCTCAACTGGATCTGCGACAGCAGCCAGCGCGGGCGCGCCTACCGCGGGCGCACCTCCGCGGGCCAGAAGGGTCGTGGCCAGCAGGGTCGCGGCAAGGGGACCGAGCACACGAAGCCGAGCCTCGGTGCGGACCGACGGCGCGGCAAATAACGGTACCGGCGGCTTCCTGCGGTTTTCTCGTCCGACCCAGCGACAGCGACGACCGCACGCTGGCGGCAGTCCCGCCGGGACTCGGACCACCACCGAGACCGTCACCGGTGGTCCCGGAAGTGTTATCTGAAGACTTGCTCAAGCGAAGATATGGGCGACGCCGAACTGGCGGTCAACACCGACCGTCTCCGACGGTTGCTGGGCGACCAGCTGGAGGACTGCTGTGACAGCGATGTCGACGAGCGGGTCGCGGAGCTCCGTGCGCTGGAGCGCGAGACCACCGCGCCCGGCGGCGATCTGACGGCGCTCCAGGCACTCGGCGGCGAGACGCGCTACCGACTCGCCCGGCTGCTCGTGGCCGGCGGGGAGCGCTGTGTCTGTGAACTCGCACCGCTCGTCGACGTCTCCGAATCCGCGGTGAGCCACGCACTCTCCTCGCTGGCCGACGCCGGGCTGGTCGAGCGACGGAAGGCGGGCCGCTGGCGGTACTACCGCGCGACCGACCGCGCGACCGCGCTGCTGGATGCGCTCGACGCGACCCGGGAGGTGCCGGCATGAGCCGCCGGACGCTGGGGTTCGTCTGCGTGCAGAACGCCGGCCGCTCGCAGATGTCGACCGCCTTCGCCGAGCGCGAGCGCGGGCACCGCGGACTGGCTGACGAGGTCGACATCGTCACCGGCGGCACCGACCCCGCCGACGAGGTCCATCCGGAGGTCGTCGAGGTCATGGCCGAACTCGATATCGACCTCGCGGACCGCACCCCGCGCGCCGTGAGCGACGCGGAACTCGACGCCTGTGACGTGGTCGCGACGATGGGCTGCTCGACGCTGTCGCTCTCGGTCGATACCGAGGTCCGGGACTGGGCGCTCGCGGACCCGCACGGTCGGGACGTCGAACGCGTGCGCGAGATCCGCGACGAGATAGAAGGGCTCGTCGTCGACCTGTTCGACGAGGTCGAGGCCGACCTCGCCGCCGAGCAGTAACGACCGCGAGCCGCCATCTCTCCCCACGTCCGTCTCCTGCGAGCCGATTCATTCCCCCCATCGCTCGACCCACGGGATAATACCCCACCTCACAAATGTGGGGGACCACCTACCGTGGTGGCTCCGTAGAAACGAGTATGAACTCGCCGAAGGTTCGTCTTGAATCGTCACACAGCGTCTCCAGTCGGGGGCAGGTACCACGAAACGGCAGCTATCGGAGAGTTGGCCGATGACGGAGACGGTTCCGTTCACGCCGCTGGACGAGGCGGTCCTCCACCTCGAGGAGGAGCTCGAGCCGTGGAACGTTCAGATAGAGGTCGGGTCGGCGACCAGCCTGGACGCCGAGCGACTGTACGACGCGGTCGAGGCGGCCGCGGCGGCGCACCCACTCGCCCGGGCGCGCCTGCGCGACTACGGCGCCCTCGACGACGAGTACGTCTGGGAGATTCCCGACGAGCCCGACACGGTGCCGCTGAAGCGGACCGAGGCGGCCGACACCGAGGCGCTGGCGGCCCTCCGGACGCAGTTCTACAGTCCCCGCGTCGAACTGCGCGAGTCGCCGCCGTTCCGGGTGGCGCTGGCCCGCGGCGGCGGCATCGACGGCGGTGACCGGCTCATGGTCTGTGGCAGCCACGTCGCGATGGACGGCGTCGGGACGCTCCGGCTCGCACGCTCGGTCTGTCAGGCCTACCGCGGCGACCCGGTCGACGAGGACCCCGTGGGGCTGGCGGAGTCGCGCGCCGTGCTGGCGGAGAGCGGCCCGAGTTCGCTCGCCGAGGCCGGCACCCGGCTCGCGGAGGGGCTGGGTCGGCTCCCGGACGCGCTGGACGAGCCGACTCGCGTGGCCGTCGACGGCGGCACCGACGAGTCCGGGTGGGGGTTCGTCCACCGGGAACTGGACGACGACCTCGTCGCGACCGTCGTGGGGAACCGGCCGGACAGGGTGTCGGTCAACGACTGCTTCCTCGCGGCGCTCCACCTCGCCATCGACGGCTGGAACGCCGACCACGGCGAGGAGCGCGACCGAATCAGCCTGATGATGCCGGTCAACGCCCGGCAGCCGGAGTGGTTCTACGAGACGGTCGGGATGTACGCCCCGTTCGTCAGCATCGATACGAAGCCCCGCCACCGGACGAGTCCGGGCGCGGCCGTCGAGCGCGTTGTCGGGCAGACCAGCCGGCACAAGCGTCACGACGGCGCCGGCTGGGTCACGGACGCACTGGGCCCGCTCTCGTCGAGCCTCCCGGTCGGCATCAAGCGCCTCGTGCCGGGGCTG of the Haloglomus salinum genome contains:
- a CDS encoding ArsR/SmtB family transcription factor; this encodes MGDAELAVNTDRLRRLLGDQLEDCCDSDVDERVAELRALERETTAPGGDLTALQALGGETRYRLARLLVAGGERCVCELAPLVDVSESAVSHALSSLADAGLVERRKAGRWRYYRATDRATALLDALDATREVPA
- a CDS encoding 50S ribosomal protein L15e, which translates into the protein MTRSFYSHIREAWNSPKEGKLAELQWQRQQEWRNQGAIERIERPTRLDRARSLGYKAKQGIVVARVAVRKGGARKQRFKAGRRSKRQGVNKITRRKSIQRIAEERAGRKFRNLRVLNSYWVGEDGSKKWHEVILVDPEHPAIENDDDLNWICDSSQRGRAYRGRTSAGQKGRGQQGRGKGTEHTKPSLGADRRRGK
- a CDS encoding low molecular weight phosphatase family protein, producing MSRRTLGFVCVQNAGRSQMSTAFAERERGHRGLADEVDIVTGGTDPADEVHPEVVEVMAELDIDLADRTPRAVSDAELDACDVVATMGCSTLSLSVDTEVRDWALADPHGRDVERVREIRDEIEGLVVDLFDEVEADLAAEQ